Part of the Paenibacillus sp. FSL R7-0273 genome is shown below.
TTCAGCGGCACGGAGCTGACAGCGTTCAGACAGCTGATAAGCGAGCTGCAGGCTTATAATGCGGCCATTACTGATTCTGACGGCAGTATACATCCGGAGCGGCTGAGCGAAGAGGAGACAGCCCGGTTTAGCCGGCTGTATGAGGAGCTTGGCCCATACCTGAAGGAGCTTGGAATTATGATTAAGCCAAGGCTCTAAATATGTGAAAAGGCCTCCGGCGTAGAGCCGGCAGGCCTTTTCTTTTTGCAGCACTTAAGGACAGGAGCAGCAATATACGAAACTCTGAATATCTATACATTATGCATTGAGCCTGATATCCTATAATTTGACATATACCTCTAAAATATGTACGGGAGGTAGTTCAGATGGACAAGCTCAAGATCCTGAGCAAGCAAATAGAGTACGAAAGAACCAGATTAAATGAGATGGAACAGACCTACGGGCTGCTTCATCCGCGTGTAATCAGGCAGTCAATGAAGCTGGACGAATTGATCAATACATATACAAGAATGGATTCCGGGGGAAAATAGGCCTGTGCGTCTCTAACTGTGCCCGCTGCAGCTATTGTCTGATCCCCTCAAAGGCTGCGGCCGTTATCGTTGTAATATAAGCCTCGTCCAGCACATCCCCTGTAATCAGCAGCCTGTAAAAAATCGGGCCATACAGCAAATCAATACTGCAGCCGATATCCAGCTCAGCCTTTAGCTCCCCCCGCTTAACTCCTCGTTCCAGCAGCAGGTGCGCCTCCTGCCGGCGCGGGGCGAAGAAACGGGCCCGGTAAGCCTCGGCAAGCCCGGCATCGAATTGCCCTTCTCCGATCAGCTCGGTGATAACCTTGCCCTCCCGGCTGCGCAGGAAGACAGCCAGGTTGGTCGCATGAATCATGATATCCTCTTTAACAGAGCCGGTATCCGGCACCGGTAGCCGCGCCGAAGCGGCAGAGAGATAACCGTCCATAACAACAGCCGCTTTATTAGGCCACCATTTATAAATGGTGGCTTTGCTGACTTTGGCCCGTTCAGCGATTTTATCGACCGTTACCGCACCAAACCCTGTTTCCAGCAGCAGCTCATAGGAAGCGGCCAGAATCGCAGCCTCTGCTTCATTGTTGCGCGGGCGTCCTCTTTTTTTATCCATATCCTCATCCCTCCGGGTTCATAATCCGCTCAAACAGTATTCATTATAAATCTAAACTATACGTCCATTATACAAAATATCCGTTGAATATAGCCAATCTGGAGCAAAACACAGCAGGCTTGGGGACAGCTTGCAAAAATCATTTAAACTGCCTATTTACAAAACTGTACGTTCAGTATATTATAAATCCATAATTAATAAACTAAACGTTCAGTATTTAAAAGTGAAAGGTGGAGTTAATATGAATCAGGTAACTCAAATGAACGGAGTGAGCGGGGCGGGAAAGGCTGCGGAAAGCGCAGCAATGCCCGGCTGGATCACTTTTTTGCTGGCAGCCTCCTGCGGGCTTATTGTCGCCAATCTGTATTATGCCCAGACGCTGATCGGACCGATTGCCGCAGCAACGCATCTGTCATCCGGGGCGGCGGGACTTATAGTAACTCTGACTCAGCTCGGTTATGTTCTCGGTCTTTTGTTCGTAGTTCCGCTCAGTGATATTATCGAAAACCGCCGGCTGACCGTAATTTCACTTATCGTTGTTGTTGCGGCGCTGGTTGCGGCTACCCTGGCTCGAAGTGTGGTGCTGTTCCTGAGCGCTTCCTTGTTCATCGGGCTCGGCTCAGTGGCTGCCCAGATTCTTGTGCCGTATGCTTCCTTCCTTGCTGCTGAAGAGCACCGCGGACGGGTGGTAGGCAATGTAATGAGCGGGCTGCTGCTCGGCATCATGTTCGCCCGTCCGCTGGCCAGCTTCGTCTCCGGGCTCTGGGGCTGGCACGCGATCTATGCCATTTCAGCTGTTATCATTGCTCTGCTTACCCTTCTGCTGTCCAGAGTGCTGCCGCAGCGCCAGCCGGTTCCGGCCATGAACTACGGCGGGCTGATCCGCTCTCTGGGAACGCTGCTGAAGAATACGCCTGTGCTGCGCCGCCGGGCCATCTATCAGGCCAGCCTGTTCGGAACGTTCAGCCTGTTCTGGACGACGATTTCCTTGCGGCTGGCTGACACGTACCACCTGTCCCAGCAGGGGATTGCGCTGTTTGCCCTTGCCGGTGTGGCGGGAGCCGTGGCATCTCCGGTTGCCGGGAGACTGGCTGACAAGGGCTGGACCCGTCCGCTGACCGGACTCGCTTTTCTGCTTGCCGGGGGTGCCTTTCTGATTGCGTACCTGTTCCGCAGTGATTCCGCAGTAACGCTCGGCCTGCTTGTTGCCGCTGCTATCCTGCTGGATATGGGCGTGTCGGGCAATCTGGTGCTGGGCCAGCGGGCGATTTACTCGCTTGGCAATGAAGCAAGGGGGCGGCTTAACGGATTGTTTATGGCCATCTTTTTCATTGGCGGAGCGATTGGCTCGTCGCTGGGCGGCTGGGCCTATGCTTACGGGGGCTGGGAATTAACCTCGCTGATCGGGATAGCGGTGCCTGCACTCGCTTTTGTATATTACCTGACCGAGAAGAAGCAGGCGTAAGCCGGTTATTTTACAGGCATTGAATAAGAAATGGAGAGCTGCCCAGCAGGCCGGATTTTGCCGGACCGGCGGGCGGCTTTTTGCTGTCCCGGGATTAATGCAACATAATCCGCATACAAAAGCTCCGGCAGTAAGGGATACTGGAGATGAAGGGTTCATCCGGACAGAATTTTTTGCAGGGCTTGTAATGAAATCCCGTTGTCCGCGTATTAGCTGGGGTAAATCACTTGGCCCGGTGAATTTGCATAAGAAAGGAGAGCCTGAGAGAGATGCAAGAGCGCGCATTGCTGCAATCGTTTTGGCACAGTAGAGTGAAGGAAGCAGAGCCTGCTGCAGACATCAGTACGGACAGAATCTTCACTTCCATATTTGAAGACTATTATTCTAGGATATTTAACTATACCGCTTACCGCGTCAGCTGCCGTTATACAGCGGAGGATCTGACCAGCCAGGTTTTTGAAAAAACGTGGTCCAGGCTGCACAGCTACTCCCCGGACAAAGCACCCTTTGAGGTGTGGCTGTTCGCCATCGCCAGAAATGTCGTGAGCGATCATTACCGCAGCCGGAAGAGAAATCTGTTTTTTCCGCTGGAGGCGGTCCGGGAGCTGGTATCGGGCAAAAAAACACCGGACGAGCAGCTGCTGGAAGGGGAGCGCAACAACCGGCTGGGCATGGCACTGGATGCTTTATCAGCCAAAGAGCGGAATATTGTAGCGCTGAAATTCGGTGCAGATCTGAAAAATACAGAGATCGCCAGCCTCACCGGCATGTCCGAGAGCAACGTCGGCGTGATCCTGTACCGGAGCATGAAAAAGCTGAAAGCTGAAATAGGGAGCGTGGAGCAGCTGTGAAAAAAGACTATATGCAGGAGTTTGCAAAAGCTGTTGATGACGGTGTGCATTTGAACAATGCTGCAGACTGGAGCGGAACGCAGGAATCACTTGAGCTGCTTGAGCTGGGCCGGGCATTGGCCGGACAGGATTACAGCAAGGCTCATAAGGCGGCAGTGCTTGCCAAAGTACAGAGCCGTACCCAACATAAACAGGAGGCACAACAAATGAAAATAAAAACACAGTGGAAACGCCCGGCCATGGTAATGGCATCCCTGCTGGTGGCTGGTGCGCTGAGCGTCAGCCTCGTCAAGCCGTCATATGCCCAGGAGCTTCTCGGCAGAGTGCTGCAGAGCATCAATCTCGGCAACATTATTGTCCATGAGATGGATACGGCCGAGATGCCGGATTTTCCAAAGGAATTGGAGGGCAAGCTGTTCGATAAGGACGGTAACGTAATCACTGCTGATTCAAAAAAAGTTGATGAGATCTATAACGCTGCCGGAGAGCAGATCGTTAATTTTGAAGGGGACCAGCTGATTACCAAAAGCGAACAGGAGCAGCGTGATAAGGAAGCGGCAGAGCGTATAGTGGCCGTGAAGAGCCGGGCGGAACTGGACCAATACGCGATGTTCAAGGTTAAGCTGCCGGAGTATCTGCCGGAGGGATTTGCATTTGACCGGGGGGAATTCTATAAGTCGGAGGATGGCGTTAACGGCAAGTATCTCGATCTGTTCTTTAGCAGTGAGCATAAGGGGCAGGATCTCAAAATGCATTTCCGTTATTCCGACAAGGAAACAGCCTACGAAATGTCTTTCGACGGTAAAGTGGAACCGGTAAAGCTTAATGGTGTTGATGCCGTAATGATGGATGACCGGAATCTGGACTGGGAAGCCGACGGCGTGTTGTACAATATTGTATCTCATGGTCTGGACCGGGCTGAGGTGCTGAAGATCGCCGAATCCCTCCGTTAACCGAGTCTGTCAGGTATCGGCTGGAAATATAAGAGAGAAGCCCGCCCTGGTGCGGGCTTTTTCTGCTGCCTTGGGGCAGGCCAGATATCAGGATTTAATATAGTGCAGGCAGCGCCGGAGGAAACGTCTGGTATATACAAAGGAAGCATACAGCAGCAGAGCCAGTAAGAGCCCTAACGGAAAACTGAGGATACGCGGCAGATCATGCCCGGGATAAAGGGTGAGCGAGACGCCCTTCCAGCCGAATAATCCTAGAAAAGCTGCTATTACGGATAGGATTGAACAGACTGCGCTGCCGGCTGTCCACACACCCAGAATTGGAAGTATAAACAGGCTGACAAAGATTTTGCCGGCAAGGGATACAGCGTTTTTGCGGAAAAGAGTAGCGTTATTCATTCCGTTATTCATTCTGGTGTTCCTCCTGGACCGTTGAGTTTTATGATCTTCGTTACCGTGGAAGCTTTGTCGATATGCAGGCTTTCTGTATAACGCACCTCCTGAATGTGGCAGCCCGGTCCGATGCTGATCCTGCTGCCGCAGACCTTTTCAGCTGACGTATGCTCAAGGTTAAGCGATACGCCTTCCAGCAGGCGGCAGTCTAATCTGTGAAAAGGTCTCCTGAGCAGAGGAAAAGCAAGCAAGGAGCCGCTCACGGTCAGGGAGCCCTGTGTTATCAGCTGATTTATTCTGCTGCGGGCGCTCAGGCGGATGATTACCGATTCGGCAACGGTCAGCCGGCCCAGCTGTACGGCTCCTTTTGCCAGAAAGGTTATTGCGGTAATGTCTTCCGCCGCCGACAGGTATCCGCTGGACCGGACGTGCGCTGCCTCCAGACTGTGTACCCTCAGGCTTCCGAAGCTGTCGACCTGTTCCGCCAGACAATGCCTGGCAATCCGGCATTCTCCCGAAACCTTAAGCCGGCCTGCAGTCACTGTACCTGACGCTTTGAACTGGCCAAACACATCAACTGTGGACGCAGTCAAATCTTCACGCCGGGTATGGGCACCTCTTACCTTAAAAGGAGGCATATCTGCTGTCACCGGTTTGGCCGATGGACTAAGCATATAGTGATCACCTTCATCTACATTTATTTTAATAATTAAAATATATATGTATTATAATATATAGTCAATGAAATAAATCCCGCTCCGGCATATAAAAAAACACCGCCTCATTAACAGAGGCAGTGCTGGACGGAGCTTATTGGCTGGTAATTTCATTCATCAGGCTGTTGATCTGGTGCAGAGTATCTGTAAACTTGTGCAGCTCGGCGGCCTCAAACCTGTCGAACAGCTGCAGAATCCGCCGGGTGCCTTCACCGGTAATTTCGATGTTGACCACCCTGCGGTCCTCATTCGTGCGGACCCGCTGAATCAGGCCAGCCTCTTCCAGCTTGTCACACATGGAGGAGGCTGCACCCGGTGTGACAACAAATCTTTCGGCGATTTCCGTTATTTTCAGGCTGCCGGCCAGCTGTAGCTGAAACAGGAGCATGAGCTGATTCTGGCTCAGCGTTTCTTTCTGAGTGATGCGTTCAATGAATACCTGTGATTTCTGCTGAACGGCAGCCATTGTATCCATAAGGCCAAGGATAGCCTGTGATTTTTGTTGATCCGTGCTCATCGGCAGACACGCTCCATAACTATTTTAGTTATTAAAATATATAGAGATTATAACTTTATTGCCCGGAAGCAGCAAGAAATGTCCTGCGGTGAGAAGGATATCTTATTTATAATTGGTTTAACCGTTGCAATAAGAGAGGAAGTGGAGCCTATTGAACTATATAGAATGTCTGCAGAAAACAATTGATTATATTGAGGAGAGGCTTAAGGAGCCGCTTTCTATTGAAGAATGCGCTCAATATGCCGGATTCTCTAAGTTTCATTTTCACCGGCTGTTTGGCATTCATCTCGATGTCACTCTGATGGAGTATGTCCGCAGAAGGCGGCTGGGGTATGCGATGCTGGAGGTTATGCAGGGAAAAAGAATACTGGATATTGCACTCGATTACGGCTACGGCTCAGAGCGGGCGTTCAGCAGAGCCTTTCTGCAGGAGTTTGGCCAATTGCCCAGCAGCTGCAGGAATGCAGGCTATATTTTGCCGCCAAAGCCGGTATTGAGTGAGCAGGTTAATCCATTACGCGGAGGTGTAACAATGGATTATTTAAGTGAGGTATCTATTGGCAGCCTGGAGTCTATGGATGTTGTGAGCGGAATAAAAATCAGCGGAAATCCAGAGGAGGAAGTCATTGCAATGGTCACGGAGTGGGCCCGTCAAAACGGGGTGGCCGGAGCAAGACAATTCGGGTTCGATGTGCCTGTTACGGACGGAGAGCAGGAAAAGGGGCTGCGCGGCTATGAATACTGGATAGCGGTCGATCAGCAGCCCAGTTCACTGAACTCCAAGCTAAGTTATAAGCATGTGGAAGGCTGTAAATATGCTGTGCTGCGGATTACCGATCCGTTCGCTGATCCATTTGAGCGGATTCCGCTGGGCTGGAAGAAGCTGGCGGCCTGGGTAAACAGCAAGGGGTACCAGACTTCTTGTATCCAAGAGCGTTTTTGGCTTGAAGAAAAGCTTGAGCACGGCAATTCAGTCTCATTGGATCTCTACTTTCCAATCGAATAGCAGCTATCAGCGCAGCCCGACGTCGTGGAAGCGGTTGGCAATCGGCTCATGCAGCAGCGTCCGGATCGACCGGATAGCTGCTGTTTCCGCTGCCCGGGCAGCGTGAAATAAGTCTATGAAGGAGCTGTCGGGTTCAGACAGAGCGCCGGATGTGCTGTTCATCTCCGTAGAGTCCAGCATTTTTCCATATAAAATAGCCAATTTGTCATAGTGCCCGGCGACCTCTTGTGAAGCAGGCCAGTAGCCTGCAGCAAACCGTGTATATTGTGCGGCATCACGTTTGGCTGCGGCGTACACAGAGATGGTTTCTTAGGCACCTGCAGCAGCATAATTGCCGGAATGCAGCGCGTTAAGGATAGCGTCGTAAGCGGCAAGCCCACAGGCATAGTCTGCTTCGGGAAGCATAATATCGGGCGATTCTGCTCTGAATACTGCCTGCATGTAGGATTCCTTGATGATCTGCAGCACATCGGTTTCAAGGAGATTTTCATAGACCTGATAATAACAATAGGGCGATTGATTCAGGCCCAGTTCGGCAAAAGACAGCTCCTGTGCCCCGGCCGACCGGCCGTCCAGGTAGTAGAACAGCTGCTTTGTTTCGTGGTAACCGTTCACAATAACAAATCCGTCCTTCCACAGGACGGCGGCGGTGCCGCGGTCGATGGAGCTTTTGATGTCCCGGACAGCCTGACGCTGATAGAGGGGGAAGGTCGGTGTGAAATGGAATCCGCCCCACTGTGAAGCAGTAACACCGATCAGGTCGCAGGCCACCAGATGCTCTGCCATCCAGTTGTAGGCGGTAGCTGAATCGGCATGAAGCTGCCGGTGGACAGAGAAGCGGAAGCACGCCCCGGTCATTCCGGCGAGCATCGGCTTGGGCAGGTTAAACCAGCCCTTGGCGGCAAGAACACCGTATAAAGCATCTGTAAAAGAAAGGGACTCCGCTCTGAACTGAACGGAGGGAAGCGTAATCGTGCTCATAGATCATCCTGCTTTCTGGAGGGGAGTTGTTAGCTACCTGGCGGTATGGGCGCCCCACCGGGGAACAAGCGACCGTTTGCGGTCAGGATAGCGTGCGGAGATCAGGCGGACGAGCACCATGGCCCTCTCTTCGAGAGCTTCAGCCTGCCTGAATACATTGCATAAAGAAGCCTTCAGGCCTTCCGGCAGCTTCTGTCCTTTAGAAAGAGCAGGCAGTACAGCGGTTATCTCCGGACCAGTGATCAGTGTCAGCTCCCGGTAGAGACGGAAAACCTCGTCAAGGCCTTGAATCCGCCACTGGACCTCCTGCAGATAATCCCTGATTTCTGTGCGTGAATAAAGGTAGGACGCTAATAGATAGCCTGCTCCACCGGCATCGTAATCGTCTTGCTCCAGTGCGTTCATTACATATTGATAGGCCAGCCGGCCGGAGGCAATCTCCTGGCCGGGAAGTGTTTTGTATGGAGTTTCCCAGTCATACAGTGCCAGCCGCAGCGATTCCATTACAGCATCTGTCAGCGGAATGCTCACCTGATCTCCAAAAATCCGGCAATACCAGAAGGAGGTGAAGTTGATCCCGAAATTGTCGTATAGCAGGACTTGCGTGCCGGCAGAGGTGCCGTCCTGCAGATAGAATATTTCAGCTTCATCGTCATAGCCGTGAATAACGCCGAACTCTGGTATCCAATATACGGCACCGATGCCGGAATCAATGCTTTGCCTGACCCAGTTGACGGCATCCTGCTGATAGCTCCCGAAGGAGCTGTGCCTTGTGCGTCCGGCATCATAGACGGTATAAAGCCCCAGGTTATCGATGCCAGGGCTATGCTCGGTTCCCCATTGTCCATAGGCGGTGACGGAGTGGGAGAACAGCCTGCGGTGGGCAGCGAACTTGAAAGCCATGCCGCTGAGTCCGGACAGCATAAACTTGGGCCCGTCAAAGCGGCCGGCTGCGGTCAGAATAGCGTAGGCTGCATCTGTAAAGGATTTCGACTCCCGGTGCATCTGAATATGATCCAGCATCATGATTGTTGTTCCTCCGGGTTCAGTAAATGGAGTACGGTCCGGCATCTGGCGGCAACCTTATCCTGCAGCCATTTGGGGCCGGTAAGCTCCAGCCAGTCTGTCATCAGCAGGTGACGGATAAACAGCTCTGTGTCCAGAAAATCCACCTCGTAGAGATCTCCGCTGTGAAGCCGCGCCGGGAAGCCGTACCAGTGCCCGTCCGGCGGGTCAGCTGTCAGCCGGAGCCGGGCAGTGAACGGCTTCAGCCTGCGTCCGGTCTCCGGCCGGGAGCCCGGGTCAGGCCCGTCTGCAAAATGCTGCCCGGTCAGCTGCAGCTGAAGAATCGAGGACAGCAGATAGTATCTGGGCTGTCCCGCCTGCTGGTCCGCCGGTCTGGCGATAAGATGGTCGGCATCGTAGTGATTCTCAAGCCTGAGCGGACAGAGCTCAAGCTCGCCGTCTGTACCATCGTAGATCAGCTTCACGGTGATCCGGCTCCGGATGGCATGATCCAGCAGCTCGAACATCTGCAGGCTGCGGGGATTCACTGCAAAAAGTGGCAGCCGTGCCTCTGGCTCCAGCTCCTGCTGTCCGGTCAGGCGGCCCAGCAGATGGCCGATCCGCCGTATCTCCGGCCCGTTCTCGTAATTATACTGGCTGTAGCGGTATGCCAGATATTTAAGGATTTGCTTCTCCTGATCAGTCATATACAGATAAGGCAGCATAAAGCTGTCATCCTCATAGCAATAGCCGCGTTCCCTGGCTATATACTGCAGCGGTGCACACAAGGAGGAAGCCATATATTCAATATCCCGCTGAGCCTGGCGCTTGGAGATTTCAAATTGCTCTGCGAGCGATCTGCTGTTCGGATAGCGGCCGGTTCTCACCTGCTGGTCAAACCATTGGATGCGGTGCGTATGGCTCAAGGAAAAGTCTCCTTTTTATAGTAAATATATAGTTGATAAAAGATAATGTCGCAGTTTCGTATATGCTTCAGTATAGGCAGCCTCCGGTTATGTGACAATCCGGACATGAGATAAGGCTGGCTGCCCCTGGCTTGTGTCAGGAAACAGCCGGCCGTTACGCAGCAGCTTCAGATAGCGTCCACTTTAATCTGCGGCGCTTTGCTGCACCGTTTGCATACCTTGACTCCAGTACCGTCGCTTTTGACTTTCGGATAGAGCAGCTTGATGCGGGTGCTTGTACAGATCGGGCATGTCCCGCGGCCCCGTGTGGGAAGGGACCAGAGTACACGTCCGCGTTTTGTTTTGGGCATAGGTCTGTATACCTCATTTCGGTAGATTAATCGTTACATCCGGAGTATATAACAGGTGGTACGACATAAAATGTCGTCTCAGTTAAGGGGGAGAAAAAGATAAAAGATATTTGCTGCAGGCCAATATCGTGGAAACGTAGAAGAAACCTTGTAAAAAATCTGAATTCTTTGCATGCATATGTAACATAGAGATTTTTTGTTCTATGTTATAATGGGAAAAAATTCTATTGCAGGAAGGAGAAGTTTTGAATAACAAATGAAAAAAATATTAAGTCTTTTAATTGTGCTGATGGTAGTCGTTGTTCCGCTCAGCTATATTCCTGCCGCTGCTGCGGAGGCAGTAAATCCGGCTGACGGGACAGAGCGGCAGCTGGAGCGGCAAACCCCGATTAACTTCCCTGTTGCTACTTATGGCTATAAGTACTTGGGAACGGCCAACGGACTTTTGTACTTTAAGGAGCCGCTACTCAGCAAGAATCCGCGTAATGCGAAGGGGCAAATGCTTCAGGAGTATGTCGTTACAATCAACTCCAAGACGAATAAGGTGGAGTGGGAGCTTCCGATTTATGGTGGCTTCAAGTTCGGTGATCGTGCTTTTTTTGACAAGGCAGGTAATTTATATAGTCTGGTTGGCGCGGGGCTGAAGCAATTCTCTGATGAAACCTTTCTTTATTGCATTAGTCCCAAGGGCACATTGAAATGGGAAGTAATCTTTCCCCGATCGCTTGAGATTGACGGTCTGATCAACAATCAAT
Proteins encoded:
- a CDS encoding aspartyl-phosphate phosphatase Spo0E family protein; this translates as MDKLKILSKQIEYERTRLNEMEQTYGLLHPRVIRQSMKLDELINTYTRMDSGGK
- a CDS encoding TetR/AcrR family transcriptional regulator, whose product is MDKKRGRPRNNEAEAAILAASYELLLETGFGAVTVDKIAERAKVSKATIYKWWPNKAAVVMDGYLSAASARLPVPDTGSVKEDIMIHATNLAVFLRSREGKVITELIGEGQFDAGLAEAYRARFFAPRRQEAHLLLERGVKRGELKAELDIGCSIDLLYGPIFYRLLITGDVLDEAYITTITAAAFEGIRQ
- a CDS encoding MFS transporter; this encodes MNGVSGAGKAAESAAMPGWITFLLAASCGLIVANLYYAQTLIGPIAAATHLSSGAAGLIVTLTQLGYVLGLLFVVPLSDIIENRRLTVISLIVVVAALVAATLARSVVLFLSASLFIGLGSVAAQILVPYASFLAAEEHRGRVVGNVMSGLLLGIMFARPLASFVSGLWGWHAIYAISAVIIALLTLLLSRVLPQRQPVPAMNYGGLIRSLGTLLKNTPVLRRRAIYQASLFGTFSLFWTTISLRLADTYHLSQQGIALFALAGVAGAVASPVAGRLADKGWTRPLTGLAFLLAGGAFLIAYLFRSDSAVTLGLLVAAAILLDMGVSGNLVLGQRAIYSLGNEARGRLNGLFMAIFFIGGAIGSSLGGWAYAYGGWELTSLIGIAVPALAFVYYLTEKKQA
- a CDS encoding sigma-70 family RNA polymerase sigma factor, with translation MQERALLQSFWHSRVKEAEPAADISTDRIFTSIFEDYYSRIFNYTAYRVSCRYTAEDLTSQVFEKTWSRLHSYSPDKAPFEVWLFAIARNVVSDHYRSRKRNLFFPLEAVRELVSGKKTPDEQLLEGERNNRLGMALDALSAKERNIVALKFGADLKNTEIASLTGMSESNVGVILYRSMKKLKAEIGSVEQL
- a CDS encoding DUF4367 domain-containing protein — translated: MKKDYMQEFAKAVDDGVHLNNAADWSGTQESLELLELGRALAGQDYSKAHKAAVLAKVQSRTQHKQEAQQMKIKTQWKRPAMVMASLLVAGALSVSLVKPSYAQELLGRVLQSINLGNIIVHEMDTAEMPDFPKELEGKLFDKDGNVITADSKKVDEIYNAAGEQIVNFEGDQLITKSEQEQRDKEAAERIVAVKSRAELDQYAMFKVKLPEYLPEGFAFDRGEFYKSEDGVNGKYLDLFFSSEHKGQDLKMHFRYSDKETAYEMSFDGKVEPVKLNGVDAVMMDDRNLDWEADGVLYNIVSHGLDRAEVLKIAESLR
- a CDS encoding MarR family transcriptional regulator encodes the protein MSTDQQKSQAILGLMDTMAAVQQKSQVFIERITQKETLSQNQLMLLFQLQLAGSLKITEIAERFVVTPGAASSMCDKLEEAGLIQRVRTNEDRRVVNIEITGEGTRRILQLFDRFEAAELHKFTDTLHQINSLMNEITSQ
- a CDS encoding helix-turn-helix domain-containing protein, producing MNYIECLQKTIDYIEERLKEPLSIEECAQYAGFSKFHFHRLFGIHLDVTLMEYVRRRRLGYAMLEVMQGKRILDIALDYGYGSERAFSRAFLQEFGQLPSSCRNAGYILPPKPVLSEQVNPLRGGVTMDYLSEVSIGSLESMDVVSGIKISGNPEEEVIAMVTEWARQNGVAGARQFGFDVPVTDGEQEKGLRGYEYWIAVDQQPSSLNSKLSYKHVEGCKYAVLRITDPFADPFERIPLGWKKLAAWVNSKGYQTSCIQERFWLEEKLEHGNSVSLDLYFPIE
- a CDS encoding helix-turn-helix transcriptional regulator, with the protein product MSHTHRIQWFDQQVRTGRYPNSRSLAEQFEISKRQAQRDIEYMASSLCAPLQYIARERGYCYEDDSFMLPYLYMTDQEKQILKYLAYRYSQYNYENGPEIRRIGHLLGRLTGQQELEPEARLPLFAVNPRSLQMFELLDHAIRSRITVKLIYDGTDGELELCPLRLENHYDADHLIARPADQQAGQPRYYLLSSILQLQLTGQHFADGPDPGSRPETGRRLKPFTARLRLTADPPDGHWYGFPARLHSGDLYEVDFLDTELFIRHLLMTDWLELTGPKWLQDKVAARCRTVLHLLNPEEQQS